One region of Dysidea avara chromosome 1, odDysAvar1.4, whole genome shotgun sequence genomic DNA includes:
- the LOC136257330 gene encoding uncharacterized protein isoform X7, with amino-acid sequence MNFSACWIVSSEDVFGVATDVPGLGIECHEFQVSLLRCIRHSVDGFEQVSSVDCSGIKGVNFQCLLDCVIRYRNKCSWCCDRCSRSQYRHADIQEIITIVGTIFSQVLM; translated from the exons atgaatttcag tgcctgctggattgtttcatcagaagatgtctttggtgttgcgaccgatgttccag gtctcggtattgagtgtcatgaatttcag gtcagtctactcagatgtatcaggcatagtgttgatgggttcgaacaagtatccagtgtagactgtagtggcatcaagggtgttaatttccag tgcctgctggattgtgtcatcagatatcgaaacaagtgttcttggtgttgcgaccgatgttccag gtctcagtatcgtcatgctgacatacaagaaatcatcactattgttggaactatttttagtcaagtcttgatgtga